Genomic segment of Leopardus geoffroyi isolate Oge1 chromosome B2, O.geoffroyi_Oge1_pat1.0, whole genome shotgun sequence:
GTTATGACCCTCTGtgttctttctgatttggataataatttattaaaaagcagatatttaggggcgcctgggtggcgcagtcggttaagcatccgacttcagccaggtcatgatctcgcggtccgtgagtttgagccccgcgtcaggctctgggctgatggctcagagcctggagcctgtttctgattctgtgtctccctctctctctgcccctcccccgttcatgctttgtctccctctgtcccaaaaataaataaacgttgaaaaaaaaaattaaaaaaataaaaataaaaataaaaaaaataaaaagcagatatttaataaaaagcaGGAAGTTTAATGTCTTATTCAAAGCAGTGTCTGCCTTCCTATTAACTCTGGGTGTTTGTTGAAACcaacacaccaccaccacccacctaCTCAGTGACAAGGGGCATCTTTTTCCTGGTGAAATCCTCTGTGAGGGGAAGGTGACAGTTCTCAGGTTCGTTCATTCACAGTTCTGTGCGATAAGGTGTGATGCCACTCACCTCGGCCCTATCAGAGCTGTCTGTTGTGCACTGACCACCGGGGAATGGGGCTGTGAAGGTGGGTGCAGCTCAGTCTGGAGCTGGAGGCTTTCCAGGAGGAGTCTGTAGGACTCCTGGGGTTTCTATGGGCAGAGAAGAGGATGGGGCCGGTTGGACcgaggaaagggcagaaagggTTGTGCAGTGCTGGCCGTGTGTGTTGTAGTAGCTAGGGAGGCACCTTGTCTATAGTAACTATTTAACGGGTAGATGACATTGAATCAGCTATCAAGTGAAAATTCATCACAGTACTTTCCCAGCTCTTCCCCACTGCAGGCTTTGAGGGGCTAGGAACCGAAGTTTCGTGACATTTCCCTTCTCACAACGTCCTCTGAAGCCCTGAGCCCCAGAGCAAGATGGTGAGGGAGAGGTCAGGAGCAAAACCCGCTTTTGAGACCCGAAGCAGGTGTGCAGGACAggaggaaaagggcagaaaaGGTTGGAGAGACAAACATGGGGGAACTGCATGCTCTCAGCGACCATTACGGTGCGGTGCCCAGTACCAGCCTATTAAGTGCCTGGCAGTGGCTGGCGCCAACGAGAATATTCCTCGCGGGCCACGGGGCTCCCAGGACCGCAGAATCTATCTCCCAGTGTTCGAGCCACTCTAGCTGTGTAACACGCGGCAGCGCCCTCCAGCGGCCGCAAACGGCTGGGCTCCTCGGGGATTGCGTGTCCCGGCCCTCGCGCTCAGAAGGAAAGCTACATCTCGCGAGAATAGGAGCCTTATTTGAGCGCATGCGCGaactgaattattcttttttcctgctgTTGTGTGTGGCGCTATGAGGTAAGTGGCACTTAGGAAGCCATCCACACTCATCCGCGCCCCCTGGCACCTTGGTTGGGGGGAGACTTGCGGGCTGAATCGGGGGGATCCTTGCCTCTGCTTCGCCGAGGGGCATTTCTTGCCGGACGCCGCCCTGCAGGCCCGGCGTTCGAGTTTGAGCGCCAGGCCAGACCGCTAGGAAGGTATCTCTTCCTCCTGGCCTCCAGCTTTATCGCACCCAAAGCTCTCGATTTGGTGTCCGGAAGCCTCTTGGCGTGCGTCGTGAACCCTTCCTCCGTCTCGAAGCCTGGGACTTCTGACTACGCCGAAGGTGTTGATCGGCGCCTCCCGGGTCCTAATCGCTCGTCTTGATTCTCTCTCGCAGCAGCAAAGTCTCCCGCGATACCCTGTACGAGGCGGTGCGGGAAGTCCTGCACGGGAACCAGCGCAAGCGCAGGAAGTAAGCGCGCGTCTCCGCGGGGAGGGCGGGCCCGGAGCGCGGTGGCTTGGGCAGTCGCGGGCGGCTGGTTAACTTATTACCTTCTCTAAGGTTTTTGGAGACCGTGGAGCTTCAGATCAGCTTGAAGAACTATGATCCTCAGAAGGACAAACGCTTCTCGGGCACCGTCAGGTTGGCACCGTTCTGATCCCACCCAGTCCTCCGTGACCCCGTGCCCCTCGCCTCCCATCGGGCTCCCGGTTGAGCTCGAGGCGGCGGGCACGTGCGGCACTGACGCGCTTGGGTAGTTCAGACCCCCTGCTCCGGGCAGGCGTGGCTGGACGGACCCCCACCCTGGGTCTTAAAATAAGAGGGGAGGCGTGGGGAGGCCTTGGCCGAGCCCGCCGGCTAGTTTGAGAAGCCAGACTAGCTGTTGGTGAATGTGGACCTTCTGGGTAAGGCTCAGTGGCTGCAGCGATCCCAGACCCCTTCACCAGCTCTTGGAGTCCCAGGCTGGGTTTGACCTGTTCTGTCCCCCCAAAACGCAGGCTTAAGTCCACTCCCCGCCCCAAGTTCTCCGTATGTGTGCTGGGGGACCAGCAGCACTGTGATGAGGCGAAGGCTGTGGATATTCCCCACATGGACATTGAGGCTCTGAAGAAACTCAACAAGAATAAAAAGCTAGTCAAGAAGCTGGGTGAGTGTGGCTTGCTGTGGTTTTGTATTTGGGCAGACAGTCCCCATGGGAATGGTAGAAGAGTGGTATTTCTGCCATTgggattttcatttatttgtttttttaacgtttatttttgagagtgagtgagagcacaggggaggtgcagagagggaggcagatgatccaaattgggctctgcgctgacagcggagagcccagtgtggggcttgaactcctgaaccatgagatcatgacctgagctgaaataggaagcttaacgactgagccacccaggtgcccccacccccccccatttggatttttaaaatgatgggaGAGGGAGTAGAATCGTGATGGAAAGGATCTGCTGTGGTTAGTTGACTTCTGataatttttaaccttttaaatgttcctttttatGTTGGCTTTGAAGATTCTAATTGGGTTAGCTCTCACAGATGGACTAGTCAGGTGCTGGTATGTTTTGACTAGGGATTTCTATTTAAAACTAATTTCTTTTTCGTTTTTATCCTTTGTGTAAGCATTTTACAGGTAGGAAATAGGTGCCCTAGTTACTGTGAATCTAGAAAGTAGGAAGGCAGGATTTGAGCTCAGTCTTAACGAGCATGTGTATTTTCTGTTGAACATGAGGGTGGGTCAGCCTGGGCTTCTGACCAGGTTTCATGTGAATGTTGGACCAGTAAAACTCAAGAGGATAGAGAAACTGGAGTAAGAGGATTAAAAAAGACTTGGTACTTGGAGAGAGGGGTTAGCAGGGTGTTTAGGGGCCACTTTGTGGTTGGTTGACAGAGCCCTGGTTGGAGTTGCCTTCAGGGGCCAGATCCTAAGCATCCAACTGCTTCTCTTCACCAGCCAAGAAGTATGATGCCTTTCTGGCTTCTGAATCTCTGATAAAGCAGATTCCACGAATCCTGGGCCCTGGCCTGAATAAGGCTGGCAAGTTCCCTTCCTTGCTGACCCACAATGAGAATATGGTGGCCAAAGTGGATGAAGTGAAGTCCACAATCAAATTCCAGATGAAGAAGGTAAGGAAGGCTGGCTGGGTTGCATAGGTTAAGCACCACCCGTCCTGGAGTTCTCTAAATAAGTTTTccgtttattttttctgaatccTCTACATGGGAGCCCTGGTTTGTGTTTCTGTAGATACTTAGGACATGTCACAGTCACTGAGCAGGGTTGAAGCTTTTAACATAGCCCTGGTCTTCCTGGCCTGGGGTCAGAGTAGGTTTATTAGTGACTGGAGGTCAATTTGGACCATCTGGCTTGTAGTTGTACCTCCTCTCTTACTCTGTTGCATCTAGCCACCAACCTGATTGACTTTCCTCTTCCCACAGGTGTTGTGTCTGGCAGTGGCTGTTGGCCACGTGAAGATGACAGATGATGAGCTTGTGTATAACATCCACTTAGCTGTCAATTTCCTGGTGTCATTGCTCAAGAAGAATTGGCAGAATGTCCGGGCTTTATACATCAAGAGCACCATGGGCAAGCCCCAACGCCTGTACTAAGGCACAGTTTAATAAACCCTAGTGCTACCTGCCATTATCTGTCTGCCTGTGACTAGGGGAGAGGGAAGTGCTCTGTGAGCTGAGATTGCATGCCAGAGCTTTGTGCTGATGACTGCAGTTCCTGGCACCCAGTGATGGCTAGTCCTTTTCTTCGTGCTGCAAACCAGGAAGTGCATTCTATCTACCTTAAAATTTAGGTCTTTTGGATACTTACAACATGTGACAGCATAGGACTACTAACAGGGACTGAAACTCTTCTGTACCCTGGAGGGGCTGATCTAGGCTAGGACTCCAGCCTGTAGTGCTCCTGCTTACTAGTAGAAAGGAGTCAGGGCCTTCACTGTGAGGACATTGACTCTGTCCTTGGCAGCGTGCTTAACCTGTGCACTGAAGTTGCTTCCCTTTTACACCATTGGTTCTTTCtgtgggctttttttgtttggttttatccCTCTAAGTGATGTGTTGAGGCTCAGTCTGTAGGGATCACAAGGACCAAATGGAGTTTGGATTCCTAGATTCTTGTCTGCAATCCTGATCTAGTATTTGTGTGACCCCAAGTTGAATACTGTATATTCAGGGGTAGTAATTTACTCGGAGATGTTTAGGAAAACACAAATAGATCTGTATTAATATTGTAATTCACCAACCTTGTTTTTTGGGGGAGCTTAGCAAGCGGGTAGAATTGGGCTGTGGAAACTTTTAGATCTTTGTACTTGGGTAGGCTCTGCGGCAGGCAGTTCCCTGTTCTTGCCTCCAACACCCAGTACTGGGAAGTTGGTTTTTGGTATGGGAAATATCTGTGATTTAACATTAGACTTGAACCTGCTTCATTTAACTTTGGTAAAGTAACAGGTTCATCCCTCCATCTCTTATTAGCTGAAAGGCTAATccaaagtatatataaaaatgtaccTTGAAACAAGCTTGAACCATGAACAATCCGAGGTTTTCACCAAAGatctttgagggtttttttcattgttttagctTTTAAGTTAGTAACTGTTAGTAACTTTGcttactggtaaaaaaaaaagctgcagtcTTGGTGATCTTGTGATAAGCCCGGAATTTGGGGTCCTAGTTTATGCATAGTAAAAGTGATTGGAAGTTGACTTAGAATGTTGGCCATGTTTAACTCTGGGAGTAAAATGATTATCTGGGATTTCCTGGAGTTCTGTCATGTTtgtaatcagaaagaaaaaggcaaatatcttAACGCCTGGCCTCTCGCACTGCTGCTTATTAGGCACTGAATACAACCAAAAAGGCAGAGCCATGAGGCAGAAGCATAAAACCGAAGTCCTCCCTAGAGTTTGCTGTGATGGGTCCCAGCTGCATCTCTAGCGCCAAGTCCCAAGGGCCCTAGTGGGCAAAGCCTCTCAGAACCTGCAAACCACCTCAGAGCCTAAGACCAGAGAGACCTTTTGTTCCTGCCAGCCGTGGTGCAGTACTGAGCAATGCCTGTGGAGCCAAGGGTTTTTTAGAAGCAGTTTCTCATTCATGATCCTGTGTATCCTACCAATCAGAAGGCAATTCTCCAGGAAGTGTTACTAAAACAGCAGTTGCTAAATAGCAATCACATGTAGCTACCTACGTAGTGTTTGGTCACAGTATGTAAAGTCTGTTGGTCTGGTTCAGTTGAATTTAGATGCTGGTGAATGGGGAGAAAGACCAGGATGGCTTTAGAATTAGACACACCTTCCTGTTTGAAATAAGCCaaggattaaaaattttttttgtaagtttggaAACTCCAGGGAAAGGTTAAGTGGGTGTTTTAGAAATACTTAGGGACTTGAGTCTTACTGGATTGATTTGAATCACCTGGATTTAAATCAAACCCATTCTATTTATTAAGCCTTACGTTATTGGGGTAGGAATTCTTACCAACTATACTAAAATGCTGACCCACTACTGGGCAGTGGGGAACCTGTTTAGAGCCATGGTGTCTGCTCTCAAGAGGCCCACAGGAGCACAATAAAGAGTAGGTAgcagaagagaaagcaaatggAAAACGGGCATGGAGGCAGATTCCATTGTGAAAGAAGGTTGAGCTATTTTCATCAAATTCCAGCCTCTGGGATGATCCGTTGAAAGCTTATGTGCACCTGAGAATTCAGGGTTCAGCTATCTGGGGAGCCCCAGTTCTCCAGCATTAGCACTACAGGGAAATAAAGAGCCCCTAAGAAATCTCAGAGTAGCACCTAGGCCTTGACCTTAGAATTGACAAGATGACATCAGAACAGAAATGGGCAGGAAAGGCAGAACTTCAGCTCCCGTCTCTGGGATCCAGCCATCTTGCCCTTTAAAGCTTCCCGCAGAACCCTGAGCAGGTAAGAGCCACTTCAGGAGATTCCTGGGCTCCAGCCTCACAAGACTCCCCTTCTTCCGGTCCTCGCCTTACTTTGGGACCTTGAAACTAGACATCACCCACCTCTGGATCTGTTACATTTGCATGTGGGGGCAAGGAAGTAGGGAGATGTGGGGCgagagggcagggaggacagGCAAGGAGGCCAGCCATATTGCACTTGGATTTTCCGCAGGAGATCTACATGATTCTAAATCACCCGAAGGCTGTTTACTGCTGTTTACTCCGGGAGAGAGAAGGCAACAACACACGTGATGATGCCTCAAGCATCCAATAGATAGAATTACCTGTTAAGCCCAGAGACCAGATTTTGGGTCCAGTCCTAGGCTGGGCACGTAGTGGGTGCTTCATAAACCAAGTTCTGACTCCAGGAGCCACAACCACCTGGCTGGGGCTCCAGGCACCCTCCCCATCTTGCAAATGAGTCTGGCAGCCATCCAATGCTGTGGACTGAGACAAAAAGCTACCAGATTACCAGGTGCATGGTCTTGGAGTCAGGCCGACCAGATTCAAATCTTGGTGTTGCCACTGGCTGAGTGAAGACAGCATTTAACTTCagtgtttccccatctgcaaatcTGGAGGTTGGACCAGAATGATCTAGAAAACTAGATTCTAGAGTAGGGTTACCTGATtgagcaaatgaaaatacaggatgcttatttaaatttgaatttcagatcatGCATATCCATTGAAGATACCGTCTCctcaccctccccactctgtGGTCCCTGCTGTATGAGCACAAGATGGTTCAGAGTGGAGAGCAGGGCTTTTCCAGGCAGAGAACAGGTTGGAATCTGGCTTCCCCTGCTAGCAGCCATCCACTCGGGAAAGCACTCTTCCCCCTTGAGGTTCTTCTCTGGTGGAAAGTGAGGACAGGATAGCGAACCAGCAGTAGCCACCACGAAGACTGGGGGTTTAGCAGGGGGCCTCagtagttgtgtgaccttgggcaggtcacttcaaAGAGACCATGCAGCAGTAGAAACTAGGCCAGCACTGGGCACATTTCAGCACTCCACTCATGGCAGGAGTGGGTGGGAGAAAGGGAGTCTGCAAAACTTTCATGGGACCTTGAGTGCAAGTATGGCTTGGGGGCCCTCCAGCAGAGATGGAGTAGGGTGGGGGGACCCACCAGGAGCTAACCTAGCAGGAGCACCCATTGGAAGCTAATCCAACCCAGAGAGGTCTGGCATACACTGGTCACACAGCTAACCCACAaacaaataactttaattttttttttttttttttttttttttttttttttttgagcaggaGCTGGGCCTTGAGGGCCCCTACCCCAGCCCCACGCCACGTTTATGATATAACCCATCACAgctggatttaaaaaatacacaaaaaatataatatacattataaaacCTAGGTTGGGTTTGGAAGTGGCCTGAGCGATATGCAAATTGTGAGGACCTTCAGGAAGCTCAGGGGCGGGTGGTgtaaggaagggaaggggcacAGTACTTCATATGAAACTCGTGAATGCCCAGAGGCGGCTGGTAGACAGGCCAAGCTGGCAGAGGGGCCTGGGTGTTGGGAAGGGCCAGCAGGGGAAGGGTTAACCTTCAGTCCCAGAACTGATTCTGGGAAGCTGCTGTCCCAGTCCTGGGAGACTGAGATGGAGAAAAACATAAGGGAGTGGCGCCCACCAAGGGTTGACCAAACCCAAGTCTTGGGCATTAAAAAATAGCAAAGCCTTTCTGCTACCCCTTGTCCCTGGAACACTGGTCTGCCCTGAGGCTGGGGCTCTATCTTTCTACAGGACGCTCCAAGCTATTTTGGAGTCTGCCCCTGGGGGCCTTCTCCCATCAGGAAGCTGCTGACGGGCTCAGGCACTGGATCTGGGCCAGGGCAGGCTGGAGGAGGTCAGCACAGGGGCTGACAGAGGGCACCTAACAGGTGCCAAGTACCTGCtgctcctctcttcctgcctggTCAGAAGCAGCTGCTCCCCTGGGAGGAGGCTCCCAACGTGGATGGCCCCAGCCCCTAGTACAGACCCTCTTT
This window contains:
- the RPL10A gene encoding 60S ribosomal protein L10a yields the protein MSSKVSRDTLYEAVREVLHGNQRKRRKFLETVELQISLKNYDPQKDKRFSGTVRLKSTPRPKFSVCVLGDQQHCDEAKAVDIPHMDIEALKKLNKNKKLVKKLAKKYDAFLASESLIKQIPRILGPGLNKAGKFPSLLTHNENMVAKVDEVKSTIKFQMKKVLCLAVAVGHVKMTDDELVYNIHLAVNFLVSLLKKNWQNVRALYIKSTMGKPQRLY